Proteins encoded by one window of Panicum virgatum strain AP13 chromosome 7N, P.virgatum_v5, whole genome shotgun sequence:
- the LOC120682929 gene encoding uncharacterized protein LOC120682929 — protein sequence MILDFIDLSSDDDKVVAQYVDLTSDEGDFEREHLAYGQGDAAQGITFLKQEFVADDGQAEAAQCTGTLQMQELGAYDGQANAAQSTNTMQELTVDDGQGDAAQGTATLQVLAQKTKEAEITEQNLLPQAIKINAEHTESVRKDLLRVHEMRDGSMTGCLHSVGSDLTCTWELPELQQNVSMQSGQEAAAVDKDPRTPTSVREPAVPVCSLESGVLEQGIKKSITGADEMQSTQDKCSNGAATKGKGKGTEVAVGESSSGAGKWVVSKTESGAAVTDPLQAAGRLVQQAKAGNTSAGMVVDAVLELLGDALGVASPLAGSSDTAVVMALGAVYKQLTMKRLNEGVAVETARDL from the exons ATGATACTGGACTTTATTGACCTGTCCAGTGATGATGATAAGGTGGTTGCACAATATGTTGACTTGACTAGTGACGAGGGCGATTTTGAAAGAGAGCATCTTGCTTATGGACAAGGTGATGCTGCTCAGGGCATAACATTTCTTAAACAGGAGTTCGTTGCAGAtgatggacaagctgaagctgcCCAGTGCACAGGGACATTACAGATGCAAGAACTTGGAGCATATGATGGACAAGCCAATGCTGCCCAGAGCACAAATACTATGCAAGAACTTACTGTAGATGATGGGCAAGGCGATGCTGCCCAGGGCACAGCGACATTACAG GTGCTGGCTCAGAAGACAAAGGAGGCAGAGATCACGGAACAGAATTTGCTGCCTCAA GCCATCAAAATCAATGCAGAGCATACTGAATCTGTGCGCAAAGACCTTCTGAGAG TCCATGAAATGAGAGATGGCTCCATGACAGGTTGCCTCCACTCAGTTGGGTCTGATCTTACTTGTACCTGGGAGCTTCCAGAGCTGCAGCAGAATGTGTCCATGCAGAGCGGCCAAGAAGCTGCGGCAGTGGACAAGGATCCCAGGACTCCTACAAGTGTGCGTGAG CCGGCTGTGCCTGTTTGTTCCCTGGAGAGTGGAGTGCTTGAACAGGGAATCAAAAAGTCCATAACTGGTGCTGATGAGATGCAATCTACCCAGGATAAGTGCTCCAATGGGGCTGCAACAAAGGGCAAAGGGAAGGGGACAGAGGTAGCTGTTGGTGAGTCATCCAGTGGAGCTGGCAAATGGGTGGTTAGTAAAACAG AGAGCGGTGCTGCAGTGACCGACCCTCTG CAGGCGGCTGGGCGTCTGGTGCAGCAGGCGAAGGCGGGCAACACCAGTGCCGGCATGGTCGTGGATGCTGTGTTGGAGCTGTTGGGTGACGCGTTGGGTGTGGCATCTCCGCTGGCCGGGTCCTCGGACACGGCGGTGGTGATGGCGCTGGGCGCCGTGTACAAGCAGCTGACAATGAAGAGGCTCAACGAGGGAGTCGCAGTGGAGACGGCAAGGGACCTGTAG
- the LOC120682931 gene encoding regulator of nonsense transcripts 1-like: MHPHISNFPNKTFYSGMIKDRTEASGVPNIFIGHNFDHYSFINVREGTEKQIGMSLVNEAEAVVAETIVDRLAKTCTYKEEKISVGVVSLYAAQVNDLEERLDRFKEHEFLSVKVQTVDSCQGDEKDIIILSMVRCNHGGNIGFLDSDRRANVALTRARKHLWILGHETTLLRSNSIWSKVVQDAKERNLLFHAHLDMHLAEAISHFRKFAIYAQSTGDILIEATINEADRRVDATIEEENIGSLPGDMQRNSDMGQDQVSSLSLPQCDQFAVNSPVGTAIDEANVEFSPSHVHSRKRPCPFCKDQLAVPEVAQAIEAQAIEATVEDNDVIIEELTQLAEGSNAMKDNKRAKKANPYEQARSARDGRFWSTEQEKLYNNVYKQKDFADNRWIDWESMKQSKEMLDVEKNVRTLIFVN, from the exons ATGCACCCTCACATCAGCAACTTTCCAAATAAAACATTTTATAGTGGAATGATTAAAGATCGCACTGAGGCTAGTGGAGTGCCCAACATTTTTATCGGTCATAATTTTGATCATTATTCATTCATTAATGTTAGAGAAGGTACAGAAAAACAAATTGGTATGAGTTTAGTAAATGAGGCTGAAGCTGTTGTTGCAGAGACGATCGTTGACAGACTTGCTAAAA CATGCACCTATAAGGAGGAGAAAATCAGTGTTGGTGTAGTATCTCTATATGCAGCCCAAGTGAATGATTTGGAAGAAAGACTTGATAGATTTAAGGAACATGAGTTTCTTTCTGTTAAAGTACAAACCGTTGATTCATGTCAAGGTGATGAGAAGGACATAATAATACTTTCAATGGTTCGATGCAATCATGGTGGGAACATAGGCTTTCTCGATTCTGATAGGAGAGCTAATGTGGCCTTGACAAGAGCAAG GAAACACCTTTGGATCCTTGGACATGAAACAACTCTCCTGAGAAGTAATTCAATATGGTCTAAGGTAGTCCAAGATGCAAAGGAACGCAATTTGCTCTTTCATGCTCACTTAGACATGCATCTTGCTGAAGCCATTAGTCATTTCAGAAAGTTTGCTATATATGCACAGAGCACAGGTGACATCCTGATAGAGGCCACAATCAATGAAGCAGACAGACGAGTAGATGCAACAATAGAGGAAGAAAACATTGGTTCCTTGCCTGGGGATATGCAAAGAAATTCAGATATGGGTCAGGACCAAGTTTCCAGTCTATCTCTACCACAATGCGACCAATTTGCAGTTAACAGCCCAGTAGGGACCGCAATAGATGAAGCCAACGTTGAATTCTCACCCAGTCATGTTCATTCAAGGAAGAGGCCCTGTCCTTTCTGTAAAGACCAACTTGCCGTACCAGAAGTTGCACAGGCAATAGAAGCACAGGCAATAGAAGCTACAGTAGAGGATAATGACGTGATTATAGAAGAGCTGACCCAACTAGCTGAGGGATCAAATGCAATGAAGGACAATAAAAGAGCAAAAAAGGCAAACCCCTACGAGCAGGCCAGATCTGCAAGAGATGGTCGTTTTTGGTCCACCGAGCAAGAGAAATTGTACAATAATGTTTATAAACAGAAGGATTTTGCGGACAACAGATGGATCGATTGGGAAAGCATGAAGCAGTCCAAAGAGATGCTTGATGTTGAGAAAAATGTAAGAACATTAATCTTCGTAAACTGA